The window AACCCAATGGGGCCCCCTTGTGGCGGAGGTGCTCTTGAACCGAAGCATTTTCCTTCTTATCGGAGGCGTGGCGATCGGAGCGCTGGCCGGCCACGAACGACTTAAACCTGTGGAAGGGTTTTTCTTTGGCGGGTTCAAAGGCGCCCTGGCCTTGTTCCTATTGGAAATGGGGGTGTTGGCCAGCCAAAGGTTGGGCGATTTAAGGAAAGTCGGCGGTTTTCTGGTCGGGTTCGGCGTCCTGATGCCGCTTTTCGCGGGGACGCTCGGCGCGGCGGCCGGTTCCCTCGCGGGACTTTCCCTGGGAGGTAGCACGCTCTTGGCCATTTTGGCCGCCAGCGCCAGCTACATTGCCGCCCCCGCGGCCTGCCACATCGCCATACCCAAAGCGAACCCCACCGTCTACCTCACGGCGGCCCTGGGGGTCACTTTCCCCTTCAATCTGACTGTGGGAATTCCCATCTATCACGCCCTCGCCAAATTCTTTCACGGCTGAGGATCGGTCGTTGGTCCGGGAATCCCCGTCAATGAGTTAGACCGACCGATTTATTCATTGGCTGATTTCCCCGCGCAAGTCTATAGCGATTGCCACACCCCCCGCCCCCCCGCCGTGGGGCGGGGACGTTTGCGAATCAAGGGCCGGACGGGTTCCGAAACTCGGTCCCAGGCGGATTTGGGCCGTCCCAACGCATCAAGCAAACCGGTGGTGGTCAGGTCCAAGGAGAATCCCATCGCCCCGGGCGGAATGTCCTGGAGGAGGACCCAGGCCACCCAGGCCGGACGGGCGGGGGCCATTAGCGCGGGCAACCGATGAATGAATTGACGCTGCTCCGGGCGAGTGCCCGAGCCTTGGGTGGGCCAACCGATTTCCGAAAAAACCGCCCGCTCCCCGGGGTTTAGATATTGGCCCGCTTCCTTGTAATAATCGCTCGGAATGGCCGCCGGCAATTTGTATTTCCCCGACAGGAACCCGCTGGCCGAGGGGTAGGTGGTGAATCCCACGTAATCCAATTTACTGACGGGCGCCGTTCCGCGAAAGACCCCCAATATATTTTCCCAGTTCTGGGCCGGCGTGCCCGGCGGGGCGTTCTGGATGACCTTTTGAAGTTCGTACTGGAAAGACACGAACACGCGGGTTTCCGGGGACACCGCTTTGATCGCGTTGTGGGCCGTTTGGTACAGAGCGCCGAAATGAACGTACTCCAAATCCAACGGATTGACCAACTTCCGCAACAACAGCGTGTTGATTTCAGTGGCCAAATGAAAAGAATCCGGTTTCACGGCGTTGGCGATGTCCACGACGTCGTTAATGAAATGCAGACGAACGCACGGATTGGAAAAGGAGACGGTGGCGGTGGTCAAGCCGCAGTCGGAGGCGACCCAGGCGGGGAGTTCCAAATCCGTTCGCAAACCGGCCAGCGAGGTGGGGCTGAGGCCGAGCATGATGCCCATGCCCCGTTCTCGGGCGGCCCGGGCGCGTTCGATAATCACGGGGCGAAGGGTTTGCGTTTCGGGCCACTGCCAAAGCACGATGTCAAAAGAACCCGCCTCATCGGCCAGGGCCAACGCCGCCGCGGGGCCAGCCCGCCGCCCAGCGTTGGCGTTCACCCCGAAAGCCGCCCCCAAATCGTCCTCATAGCCCGCTTGAAGAGACATCGCTGAAAAAACCAGCACGCCGACCCTTCCCATCATTTTTAAAGTTTTATTCATTTGGCTTGAACCTCCGATTTGGCGAGACGCAGGGCGTCTTGAAGGGTCTTCACTTCCCCGGCGGCCTGGGCTTCCCGAATCAGGGAGAGCAACCGCCCCACCTCGGGGCCGGGGCGCAGCCGCAAGGCGCGCATTAATGTGTGCCCGTCCAACAGGCGGGGCGGCTCCACCTTGTCGCGGCGCCGGAAATACCCGCCCAGCATTTTGTGGATGGTTCTAAAGACCGGGTCTTTTCGGGACAACCGCGCCCGCGGCGACAGGTAGGTGAAATGGTCGGCCAGGGAAACGATGAGAAGGCCGACGGCGGATTCTTCCAGATCCCGATAAAAACGGTAAACCGCCCGGTCGGTCAACACCGGCTGATGGCCCAGGTTGCCGGGGCGCATGTGCGCCCCCACCTGGCGCGACAGCGAACGCCCCTCTTCGGAGGAGAGCCGAAGCCGTTTGGACAACGCCGCCACGATGCGGGCGCCGACGGCGTCGTGCCCGTAAAAATGCCATTCGCCCCCCTCCTTTTTCGCCGTCGCGGGTTTCCCCACATCGTGGAAAAGTTCCACCAACTTGAGATGGGCGAACCGCGGGTGCCCGGCAAAAGGCTCGCCCAGGTGGGCGCGCAAGGGTTTGTGAAAAGCCGGAAACTGCCGCGGCAACTCCTCCCACAATTTTTCTAGCGAGGCCACCGCCGCGATGGAGTGCGCGAGCACCCCTCCCGCCCCGTAGTAATCCCGTCCGGTGCGCCGCATGGGAACGACTTCGGGGAAGAGCACGTCGAGCAACCCCGCCTTGTCCATGGCGGACAACGCGGGGGCGGCGCGCGGGGTCGAAAGGGTCTTTAAAAGCTCCTCGCGAACCCGCTCCGGGGCCGAGCGAATTAAAAGCTTCCGGTGGCGACGCACCAGGGCCAACGCGGCGGGCGTGGCTTTAAAGTCCAACTCCGCGGCGAACCGGAAGAGTCGCAAAAGCCGTAAGGGGTCGGCCGCCACCACCCGGGGGCCCACGAACCGCAACCGACCGGCTTTCAAGTCCCGGCGACCCTCGTGCAAATCCACGATGTGCTTTTCCCACCCCGGCGTCCCCCAGGCCGCCGCGGGCAGGGCCAGGGCGTTGATGGTCAGATCCCGCTGGCCCAAATCGGCGGCCAGGTCCCGTCCTTGAAGGCGGGAAAAATCGAAAACCAACGGACCCACCACCGCCCGGTGGGTGCCCCGCTCCTCGTCGAGCGGAAAAAACGAGCCGCCGTTTTGACGCGCAAAAGTTTCCGCCAGAGACCGGGCGTCGCCGTTCACCGCGAAGTCGGCGTCCGCCAGGGGGCGCCCCAGCAAAGCGTCCCGCAACAGTCCGCCCACTATCCATCGATCGGGCCCGGGAAGGTCGGCCAATCGGCGCAACAAACCGCCCATGGTTTTTTCGGTCATCGCAGAGCCTCCGGGACGCCGGCCAGGAGGGCGCGGGTCGTTTCGCTTTGGGGTCGGGCCAGCACTTCTTCCGTCGTTCCGGACTCGACCGCGCGGCCCCGCTCAAGGACCAGCACGCGATCGGTCATGTGCCGAACCACGGTCCAGTCGTGGCTGATCAGGATCAAGGCCAACTTGTGTTTGTCCCTCAAATCGGCCAGGAGGTTCAATATTTGCGCCTGGACGGAAAGATCAAGGGCGGACACGGGCTCGTCGGCCACCAGGAGACGGGGCCGGGGCGCCAGGGCCCGGGCGATGGCGATGCGCTGTTTTTGTCCCCCCGAAAACGCGTGGGGGTAATGGACCCGGGCGTCGGCGGGCAGGCCCACCTCGGCCAGGGCCTCGGCCACGGTCCGACCGCCGCCGGACACCGCCAAGGCTTCCGCCAGCTGGGTCCCGACGGTCAATCGGGGGTTTAAGGAGGCGGCCGGGTCTTGGAACACCATTTGCACACGCCCGGCCCACTCCCGTCGAGAAAAACCCTCCGCCGGACTCCCCTCCCACAGGACGCGGCCGCCGGTCGGCGCCAAAAACCGCGCAAGAATCCGCGCCAGGGTGCTTTTGCCCGAACCCGATTCGCCGACGACGCCCAGAGCCCCGCCGACGGGCAGGTCGAACGAAACGTCCGTGAGCGCCGAAACGACGCCCCGCCGGGCTTGCAGAAGGCCGCCCCGGACGGGAAACACCTTGGAAAGGGTTTGGCACTCAAGCAAAGGCGTCACGCCGCCCCCCCGTGCAAATGGCAGGCCACGGCCACCGGACGGCCGGTCACGGGCCGCAATACAGGGTCGACGGCGCACCGCGCGAAAGCCTGCGCACAGCGTTCGCGAAAAGCGCATCCCGACGGCAATCGGCGGGGGTCCGGCGGTTGCCCGGGCAACGCCGGCAACCGAGGCTCCACGCGGGACAAGCGAGGCAACGAACGCAGTAGACCTTGGGTGTAGGGATGGGCGGGGTTTGTTAAAACCTCCCGCGTGGGTCCGAGCTCCACGATTTCCCCCGCGTACAGGACAGCCAACCGGTCGGTGCGCTCCACCAAGAGACCCACGTTGTGCGTCACCAATAGAAGGGCCATTTTTAAATCCCGGCGCAGTTCGTCCAACAGATCAAGAATCCCCCGTTGGGCCGTCACGTCGAGGGCCGTGGTGGGCTCGTCGGCGATCAACAGTTTCGGGCGGGCGGCGATGGCCATGGCGAGGCAGACGCGTTGCCTCTGGCCGCCTGACAATTGGTGGGGGTAGGCCCCATAAAGAGCGGCGGGTTCCGACAGGCGAACGCGTTCCAACAGGGCCAGCACACGGCCGCGGTCGCGCCCCCCCGCGTGGAACTCCAAAACCTCCTCGATTTGGTCCCCGACGGTCAGCACCGGATTGAGGGAGGAAAAGGGGTCTTGAAAAACCGTGCCCACGGCGCCACCCCGCAGGGCGCGCAGGTCGCGGGGTGAGGCGGCCATCAAATCCCGGCCGTCAAAGACCAGTCGATCGGCGGACAGGCGGGCGTTGTCGGGCAACAAACGGAGCGGAGCCACCGCCAGGGTGGATTTCCCCGAGCCCGATTCCCCCGCCAAGCCGAGGGACTCCCCCGCCGACAATGAAAATGTGACCCCGCGCAGCGCGGGCAGGGGAACGCCGTCCCGGAAATAGGTGACGCGCAGGTTCTCGACGACAAGGAGGCTCACGAGCGTTCCCGGGGGTCCAAAGTGTCGCGCAGGCCTTCGCCCAGCATGTTTAAAGACAGCACCGTGACGAGGATCGCCGCGCCGGGGAACAGGGACAGCCACCAGGCCACATGAAGGTAGTCTTTGCCGTTCGCCAACACGTTGCCCCAGGAGGCCGTGGGCGGCTGAACGCCGAGCCCCAGGAAGGAAAGCGCCGACTCGGTCAAGATCGCCCCGCCGACGCCGAGCGTGGCCGACACCAGGACGGGCGCGACCAAGTGGGGCAAAAGGTGGACAAACAGGATCCGGGGCGCGGACAGGCCCAGCCCCCGCGCGGCCCAGATGAAATCCCTCTCACGAAGGCCTAAGGTCTCGCCGCGCACCAAACGGGCCAGGCCCGGCCAGGAGGTGAAACCAATGACGGCCATGACGTTGGTGAGGCTCGGCTCCAAAAAGGCGATGACCATGAGGATCAGAAATATCGTCGGAAAACAAAGGACGATGTCCACCGCGCGCATCAACACCCCGTCGACCCAACCGCCGAAATACCCCGCGGCAAGGCCCACCAAGGTGCCCAACACCACCGAAATCAAAACGGCCACCAGGCCCACCCGCAGGGAAACCCGCCCGCCGTGCAGCAGGCGCGACCCGACGTCGCGGCCCAGGTCGTCGGTTCCCAGCCAATGGGACCGGGAAGGCGGCCGCAAACGCTCCGTGAGGCGCTGCCCGTCGGGCTTTAAGGACGTGAGCGCCGGGGCCGCCACCGACGCCAGGGCGATCAAGGTCAAGAGCGTTCCCCCCGCCCAGGCCAGGCGGTTTTTGAAAAACCGTCGGCCGGTCACGGGCGCTTTCCGGCCAACCGCACGCGGGGGTCCACGATCGCGTAGGCCACATCGGCCAAAAAATTGCCCGCCAAGGTCAAAAACGCGGCGATGGTGCCGACCCCCATCACCACGGGGAAATCCCGCGCCATGATGGCGTCGAACCCCAACCGCCCCATGCCGGGGAAGGCGAACAGAGTTTCAAAAATGAAACCACCCCCGATTAAGTCGGGAAGGGACAAACCCAGGATCGTCACCACCGGGAGGAGCGCGTTGCGCAAGGCGTGGCGACCGATGACCCGGGATTCCGGCAAACCCTTGGCCCGGGCGGCGCGGATGTAGTCTTGGCGCACCACGTCCAAAAGTCCGTTGCGCACGAACCGGGAGAGGCCGGCCAAGCCCGAGAAAGCGGAGATAAAGACGGGGAGGATCAAATGCCGCGCCGTGTCGATGAGACGCGCGACCCCGGACATCTCGTCGGCGTTTAAAGCGTGCAGGCCCGACACGGGCAACCAACCGAGCCGGACCCCGAACAAGAGCATCAGCATCAAGGCCAGCCAAAAGGCGGGCGTGGAAAATCCGACGAACACCAGGACGGAGACGGCCCGGTCCCACAAACTGTTTTGTTTGACCGCCGCCAGAACGCCCAGAGGCACGGCGATCAAGAAAACCAACCCCAGGGACAGGACGTTCAACAACAGGGTGTTGGGCAACCGCTCGCCGATTTTTTCAAGGACAGGCCGATCGTCTTTAAAAGACCGGCCGAAATCGAGCCGGGCGAGGCGCCCGAGCCACCGGCCGTATTGCAAGTGCCAGGGCTTGTCCAGGTCGTAGGCCGCCGCGAATTTTTTCCGCTGCTCCACCGCCGACACCCGGGCGCTCAGGTCCCCCGCGCCGGCCGTGAGACCGCCGGGGGCGAGGCGCATAACCAGGAAAGTCATGAGGGTGATGCCCACCAGGACCACCGAGGTCAACGCCAAACGGCGAAGGAGAAAAGCGGTCATTGCTCCGCCAACCGATAACGCTGGAGGATCTTGGGGACGTACCATTCCCGAAAATTCCAACCCAACCCCGCCGGAGCCACTTCGACGTTCCGAAACCGTTTGTGGACGGTGGGCAGGCTGTCGGGGTAGTAAAGAAAAACGTAGGGCAGGTCCTCGGCCAGCAAGCGATGTATTTTACGATAGACGCGTTCCCGGGCGGCGCGGTCGAAGGTGCGGCGGCCTTCCTCCCAGAGTCGATCGACGATGGGATTTTCGTAACCGACAAAGTTGTAACGTCCCTCCCCCTGTTGGCTGGAATGCCAAATCAGGTATTGATCGGGGTCCCGTCCGAGATTCCAACCCAGAATGATCGCGTCAAAATTTCCTTTATCGACGAAATCGTGAATAAAGGACGACCACTCCAACACGCGAACCTCCACCTTGACGCCCAGGCGCGCCAGATGGGACTGGAGAATGACCGCCGTCTGCTCGCGCAATTTGTTGCCTTGGTTGGTGATCACGGTGAATGAGAAAGGGCGGCCGTCCTTGTCCAAAACACCGTCCCCGTCCGTGTCGGTCCAACCCGCCTCGGCCAAAAGCGTCCGGGCCGCCGCGGGATCGTGGGGAATCTCCGGCACTGTTGGATCGAAGGCCCAGGAGGAAGGAGGGAAGGGCCCCGTCGCGGACCGCCCGTAACCCAAGAGGACACCGTCGATGATCTCGCGTTTGTCCAGGGCCATGGCCAAGGCGCGGCGGACCCGCTTGTCCCGGAACAAAAGCCCCTTGAGGTTAAAGCCCAGGAAGGTGTAACTGAAGGAGGGGTAACGAAACTTTTGGTGGTTTTGGAAGTAAGCGTCGTAGGCGTTGTATTGGTCGGGCCGAAGGCCCATGGTGTCGATGGATTGGTTCCGCAATTCAAGGAACTGGACCGAGCTGTCCGGAATCACTCGGACGATCACCCGGTCCAGATGGGGACGGCCCTCGAAGTAATCCGGATTGGCCCGGAGAACGGCTTTTTCATCCGTTTTCAATTCGACGAATCGGAAAGGCCCGGTGCCGATGGGTTTCCGGTTGGCGGGGTGCGCGTTGAAATCCCTCCCCGCGAACACGTGCCGGGGAACAATCCCGATGCCCCAGGATTCCAGGGCGGGGGCGAAGGGTTCTTTGTAGGTGACCCGGACGGTCAACGGGTCCACGGCCTCCACAGACCGGACCAGGGCGAAATCCGCACCGAAGGGGGTGAGCACCTTGGGGTCCGCCAACCGCTCGTGGGTGAACACCACGTCGGCGGCGGTGAAGGGCGCGCCGTCGTGCCAGCGCACGTTCGGACGAAGCTTGAAAACGATTTCCAAACCGCCGCGACGGACGGTCCAGGAAGCCGCCAAATCGCCCACCAATTTCAAATCACGGTCGTACTTCACCAAGCCGTTGAAAACGTGGCCGTTGACGGTGTTGGAGGCCGAATCGGTCGCCAAAAGGGGGTTCAGGCGGGTCGGATCGCCGAGCGAGGCCTCGACGAAGGTGTCGCCGTTCACGGGCGGGCCATCGCCCGTCAGGGCCGGTTCGGGGAGGGGGTCGCGCGAACAGGACGACAACAGCGCGAACGAGAAAAGGAGGAAGAGAAGCCGAGGGGGCATCAACGAGCGGGGGGCCGGGACTCCACCCGCACGGTGATGGACGGACCCGAAAGGATTTCCCGGGCCAGCGCGTGGATTTCCTCGGCGCTCACGCCGGCCACATCCCGGGGATACACCAAATCGTATTCGTGGCCAAGGCCCAGCAATTCCCACCAGCCCAGGTACCAGGCCAAACGGGCGTTGGTTTGGTGGTCCATCAAATAATGGCCGCGGATGTAGCTTTGGGCGTCCGCCAAATCCTGGGCGGAGGGCGGTTGATCGACGAACGATTGAAGAACGCGGCGAACCTTTTCCTCCGCCAACGAAAGATTTTTGGGGTCCATCCCCGCGTAGACCACGAAAGATCCCCCCCAGCGACGCGACGGATAAAACGACGAGACCTCGTAAGCCAGGGTGCCCTCCTCGCGAACCTCGCGAAAGAGCGGCGAACTCATGCCGCCGCCGAGCAGGGCGTTGAGAAGTTTCATCACCGGGTAGCGTCGATCGCCCACCGCGGGGGCGGGGTGACCGATCATCAAATAGGATTGCTCGAATTCCGGTGTTTCCACCGCGATTTTGGATTGGGCCAGCGGGGCAACAGGACGCCCC of the Elusimicrobiota bacterium genome contains:
- a CDS encoding CCA tRNA nucleotidyltransferase produces the protein MTEKTMGGLLRRLADLPGPDRWIVGGLLRDALLGRPLADADFAVNGDARSLAETFARQNGGSFFPLDEERGTHRAVVGPLVFDFSRLQGRDLAADLGQRDLTINALALPAAAWGTPGWEKHIVDLHEGRRDLKAGRLRFVGPRVVAADPLRLLRLFRFAAELDFKATPAALALVRRHRKLLIRSAPERVREELLKTLSTPRAAPALSAMDKAGLLDVLFPEVVPMRRTGRDYYGAGGVLAHSIAAVASLEKLWEELPRQFPAFHKPLRAHLGEPFAGHPRFAHLKLVELFHDVGKPATAKKEGGEWHFYGHDAVGARIVAALSKRLRLSSEEGRSLSRQVGAHMRPGNLGHQPVLTDRAVYRFYRDLEESAVGLLIVSLADHFTYLSPRARLSRKDPVFRTIHKMLGGYFRRRDKVEPPRLLDGHTLMRALRLRPGPEVGRLLSLIREAQAAGEVKTLQDALRLAKSEVQAK
- a CDS encoding ABC transporter permease, encoding MTAFLLRRLALTSVVLVGITLMTFLVMRLAPGGLTAGAGDLSARVSAVEQRKKFAAAYDLDKPWHLQYGRWLGRLARLDFGRSFKDDRPVLEKIGERLPNTLLLNVLSLGLVFLIAVPLGVLAAVKQNSLWDRAVSVLVFVGFSTPAFWLALMLMLLFGVRLGWLPVSGLHALNADEMSGVARLIDTARHLILPVFISAFSGLAGLSRFVRNGLLDVVRQDYIRAARAKGLPESRVIGRHALRNALLPVVTILGLSLPDLIGGGFIFETLFAFPGMGRLGFDAIMARDFPVVMGVGTIAAFLTLAGNFLADVAYAIVDPRVRLAGKRP
- a CDS encoding peptide-binding protein, producing the protein MPPRLLFLLFSFALLSSCSRDPLPEPALTGDGPPVNGDTFVEASLGDPTRLNPLLATDSASNTVNGHVFNGLVKYDRDLKLVGDLAASWTVRRGGLEIVFKLRPNVRWHDGAPFTAADVVFTHERLADPKVLTPFGADFALVRSVEAVDPLTVRVTYKEPFAPALESWGIGIVPRHVFAGRDFNAHPANRKPIGTGPFRFVELKTDEKAVLRANPDYFEGRPHLDRVIVRVIPDSSVQFLELRNQSIDTMGLRPDQYNAYDAYFQNHQKFRYPSFSYTFLGFNLKGLLFRDKRVRRALAMALDKREIIDGVLLGYGRSATGPFPPSSWAFDPTVPEIPHDPAAARTLLAEAGWTDTDGDGVLDKDGRPFSFTVITNQGNKLREQTAVILQSHLARLGVKVEVRVLEWSSFIHDFVDKGNFDAIILGWNLGRDPDQYLIWHSSQQGEGRYNFVGYENPIVDRLWEEGRRTFDRAARERVYRKIHRLLAEDLPYVFLYYPDSLPTVHKRFRNVEVAPAGLGWNFREWYVPKILQRYRLAEQ
- a CDS encoding ABC transporter permease; translated protein: MTGRRFFKNRLAWAGGTLLTLIALASVAAPALTSLKPDGQRLTERLRPPSRSHWLGTDDLGRDVGSRLLHGGRVSLRVGLVAVLISVVLGTLVGLAAGYFGGWVDGVLMRAVDIVLCFPTIFLILMVIAFLEPSLTNVMAVIGFTSWPGLARLVRGETLGLRERDFIWAARGLGLSAPRILFVHLLPHLVAPVLVSATLGVGGAILTESALSFLGLGVQPPTASWGNVLANGKDYLHVAWWLSLFPGAAILVTVLSLNMLGEGLRDTLDPRERS
- a CDS encoding sodium-dependent bicarbonate transport family permease, whose translation is MCGGRNNPDPVILFFVLGLLAGGAKSDLRLPEPIYKMLSIYLLVTIGLKGGVHLAEHAGWKLAGPVIAAVLLALLIPTFTYVVVKRWGGFSRDDAAALAAHYGSVSAVTFAVGQTFLDRLGLSYEAYLTLLVAVMEVPAIGLAVALARRGEGKTQWGPLVAEVLLNRSIFLLIGGVAIGALAGHERLKPVEGFFFGGFKGALALFLLEMGVLASQRLGDLRKVGGFLVGFGVLMPLFAGTLGAAAGSLAGLSLGGSTLLAILAASASYIAAPAACHIAIPKANPTVYLTAALGVTFPFNLTVGIPIYHALAKFFHG